The genomic window TCGTCCATGCAGAATAGTAGCCGGAAAGCCTCGCCTTTAGAATCGACATATTCTTTGATCTCCTCAACAAGCTGCTTGATGCTCATATCCACATTCTCTTCGCCGTTGAACCAGTTGCGGGCCGCTGTTTCGCTCATGACGAGAACGCTCTGCAAAACGGACACAATATCGTCTTCAAAGAAAGCATAGGATGCTCTAGCTTCTACCCATGGCGTGCCATTGACTTCCTCAAACGCTCTGCGGAAAGCGTCGGTCTTGCCCCTCTTATCTACGAAGCGTTCAAGTTTCGCAATTTTTAAGTCCTCACCATAGAAGCCGAGATGGTTGTAGAACACCTTGGCGAGCACACGCAAGACTGCTGTTTTGTCCTTCTTAATGGGTCCCTCGATGTCGATGTTGAACAGTATTGACTCCGTAGGGATATTGGCACAACGGACGACCGTGGCGTAAGTCATTGGATCATCAAACTTGTCTTTGAAGAAGTCCACCGCGGATCTACCCGCAACCTTTTGATTGGATAGTAGATAAGACAGCATTTTAAGGAAGTGGGATTTACCACTTCCAAAGAAGCCAGAAATCCAAACCCCTATTTTATCGGTTGGTTGATCAATGGCTTTCGAGTAATTATCAAAAAAAGTATTGAAGTGGCGGCGGAGTTCCTTTGTGATGATGTATTCGCCAAGTTCCTGTAATAGACTCTGCTCGTCATCCTGTGCCACTTTGATGACTCCGTTGATTTCTCGGTTAATATCCTTTTGGAACATGCTTTGAATCTTCATAGTGATTTCCTCCAGTTAGAGCAGATTGAACGCCCTGTAATAGTTCCCGTCGTGGAACTTATTGAATAGACTTAGGCTTTGCCCGTTGAACTCTCCTGGATAGAACAGTACAATCGGCACATCTGAGAAGACCTGCTGCATACTGTCTAGCATTTTGTGAGACCGCATGAAGGGGTATACTTTGCCTACACCAGTCAGGAAAAGCACATCGCCGTGCAGGTGCGGCTCATATTTCATCTTGGCGAGGAACGCCTCCGGCGTGGCTATCTTTTGAAGCTGAGCGAGGAGGTAGTCTTTGCCTTTCTTTTGCTCGAGAGCCGGGACAGTGCCAAGCACGCGTTTTTCAGCCAAAATCTCAAGCAAGATTTTATACATATCCCGCTCGATGACCCTGTAGTTATCAGATGATGTATTAGCTAGCCTCTCAATGTAGTCGCGGACAATGAGTTCGTATTGCGGTGCGTATTTGAAAACGTGAATCCCCACTTCGTTGGAAAGCCCTTTGTTTGCGAGGAAGTTCACGTCGGAGATGCGTTCCTTGATCTTATCAAGTTCTTGTTTGATGTCTGCCATATTCTCGCTCCTACCTGAAACAGTTGAACGCGGCAAGCGCGG from Mesotoga sp. UBA6090 includes these protein-coding regions:
- a CDS encoding DUF1788 domain-containing protein — protein: MADIKQELDKIKERISDVNFLANKGLSNEVGIHVFKYAPQYELIVRDYIERLANTSSDNYRVIERDMYKILLEILAEKRVLGTVPALEQKKGKDYLLAQLQKIATPEAFLAKMKYEPHLHGDVLFLTGVGKVYPFMRSHKMLDSMQQVFSDVPIVLFYPGEFNGQSLSLFNKFHDGNYYRAFNLL